One Prodigiosinella aquatilis DNA window includes the following coding sequences:
- a CDS encoding DNA-binding transcriptional regulator — protein MTAKSKFKSPAFEAIHSAASGLFSVDAIPQETMRNFDKACINSVDDLQPLEIKALREKLNVSQPVFARYLNTSVSTVQKWESGVKRPSGLSLKLLTVVQKHGLKVLV, from the coding sequence ATGACCGCAAAAAGTAAATTCAAGAGTCCTGCATTTGAAGCTATCCACAGCGCGGCTTCTGGCTTATTCAGCGTCGACGCTATCCCACAGGAAACGATGAGAAACTTTGACAAAGCCTGCATCAATAGTGTGGATGATCTTCAACCGCTAGAAATAAAAGCACTACGTGAGAAGCTGAACGTCAGCCAACCGGTTTTTGCCCGTTACCTGAATACCAGTGTTTCAACGGTGCAAAAATGGGAAAGTGGTGTAAAACGCCCCAGCGGGTTATCGCTGAAACTGCTTACCGTGGTGCAGAAGCATGGGTTGAAGGTGCTGGTTTGA
- a CDS encoding DNA methyltransferase encodes MNAIAQELLDINKKIRSNLFKWNGQFSPQFIEALLKNYSKNGDIVLDPFSGSGTVLYEASKLNLNTIGCDINPSACKISNIYKISNLDYHSRKTIVDKFSAIMKSVLNRISEENISDYTTEIIEIIDLNDEYLRILIEGYLILSDVHPYNKSKNNLDKLFYEYIQVILELPFNSNGVQCYQADCRQLPLENNTVSLVITSPPYINVFNYHQQYRKNVEALGYDVLKIAKSEIGSNRKFRSNRFYTVFQYIFDISKCLEEISRVSKDDARIIFIVGKVSNVLGMRINNGEIVKDIAIAMGFTIPLIQERSFKNKFGKIITEEIINIPNTKIHTHTPYALESIGRLHLSRVLNEIQSENVKELIMKAIDNSEKIPLSPIFK; translated from the coding sequence ATGAATGCAATTGCCCAAGAATTATTAGATATCAACAAAAAGATAAGAAGTAATCTTTTTAAATGGAATGGGCAATTTTCCCCACAATTTATAGAGGCATTGCTAAAGAATTACTCTAAGAATGGTGACATAGTTCTTGACCCCTTCTCTGGAAGTGGGACTGTATTGTATGAAGCCTCAAAACTCAATTTAAATACAATTGGTTGCGATATTAATCCATCTGCTTGCAAAATCTCAAATATATATAAAATTAGCAATCTCGACTATCATTCACGGAAGACTATAGTCGATAAGTTTTCAGCAATAATGAAGTCTGTTTTAAATAGGATTTCAGAAGAGAATATTTCCGACTATACAACGGAAATAATAGAAATAATAGATCTCAATGATGAGTATTTAAGAATTTTAATTGAGGGATATTTGATACTATCAGATGTTCACCCCTATAATAAAAGTAAAAACAACCTTGATAAACTTTTTTATGAGTATATACAAGTTATTCTCGAATTACCTTTTAACAGTAATGGCGTTCAGTGTTACCAAGCTGATTGCCGACAGTTACCATTAGAAAATAATACAGTAAGCTTGGTGATTACATCACCACCTTATATAAACGTTTTTAATTATCATCAACAATATAGGAAAAATGTTGAAGCTTTGGGTTATGATGTTTTAAAAATTGCCAAGTCTGAAATAGGTTCCAATAGAAAATTTCGCTCAAACAGATTCTACACTGTTTTTCAATATATTTTTGATATATCAAAATGTCTTGAAGAGATTAGTCGTGTGAGTAAAGATGACGCAAGAATTATTTTTATTGTTGGAAAAGTCTCGAATGTTTTAGGTATGAGAATTAACAATGGCGAAATTGTTAAAGATATAGCTATCGCAATGGGCTTTACTATTCCACTCATTCAAGAACGTTCATTCAAGAATAAATTTGGAAAAATAATAACAGAAGAAATAATTAATATCCCAAATACTAAAATTCATACTCATACTCCGTATGCATTGGAATCTATTGGAAGATTGCATTTGTCAAGAGTTTTAAATGAAATCCAAAGCGAAAATGTTAAAGAATTAATTATGAAAGCAATTGATAATTCAGAGAAAATTCCCTTGTCCCCTATATTTAAATAG